The following proteins are co-located in the Acidimicrobiales bacterium genome:
- a CDS encoding DegV family protein — MARRAVRPLRIVTDSSACLPGSVANDPLIATAEIGVRWATPTTDDASARPAPSVAGRLADGETAKTVAPSVLDFLDLIEREPADDVVIVTPAHEFTVINQHARAAAALADRPVHVVDTRTAAAAHGLVVAAALEAAHRGASADDVTAAARSAAARAELVAVVDGLATLRRSGVVPATALTESGARVLFGFRDGVVVPLGHTRRVVDALARVEATWLAAGGSRHVPALVFHRGLPARARRLQQRLSPAAEIVVFSDAMAVHTGHGCAGIAWLRAEPR, encoded by the coding sequence ATGGCGCGACGAGCTGTTCGCCCGCTTCGCATCGTCACCGACTCGAGTGCCTGTCTCCCGGGATCCGTCGCCAACGACCCGCTGATCGCGACGGCCGAGATCGGCGTCCGTTGGGCGACGCCGACCACTGACGACGCCTCCGCGCGGCCCGCCCCGTCGGTGGCCGGACGCCTCGCCGACGGCGAGACCGCCAAGACCGTGGCGCCCTCGGTGCTCGACTTCCTCGACCTCATCGAGCGCGAGCCAGCCGACGACGTGGTGATCGTGACCCCCGCACACGAGTTCACCGTGATCAACCAGCACGCCCGCGCCGCAGCCGCGCTCGCCGACCGCCCGGTCCACGTGGTGGACACCCGCACAGCCGCTGCCGCCCATGGGCTGGTCGTGGCCGCCGCACTCGAGGCCGCCCACCGCGGTGCATCAGCTGACGACGTGACCGCAGCCGCCCGCTCCGCTGCCGCACGGGCCGAGCTCGTGGCGGTGGTCGACGGGCTCGCGACGCTGCGACGCAGCGGCGTGGTGCCAGCCACCGCGCTGACCGAGTCGGGCGCCCGCGTGCTGTTCGGGTTTCGCGATGGTGTGGTGGTCCCGCTCGGCCACACGAGACGGGTGGTCGACGCGCTGGCCCGGGTCGAGGCCACTTGGCTGGCGGCGGGTGGGTCGCGCCACGTGCCCGCGCTCGTGTTCCACCGCGGGCTGCCCGCGCGGGCGCGTCGCCTCCAGCAACGGCTGAGCCCGGCGGCCGAGATCGTGGTGTTCAGCGACGCCATGGCGGTGCACACCGGTCACGGGTGCGCGGGCATCGCCTGGCTGCGGGCCGAGCCGCGCTGA
- a CDS encoding TetR family transcriptional regulator: protein MPGNARGDRLTIGELSELSGVKVPTIHHYRKLGLLPDLVRVDAHRFGYDTSHLEALRLIRLLRERRGLSLKRIGEVLPGLIASEEAFRPEMWDDLLTEPLERDDAGRVREALVAEARRAFNDKGFGAVSVEELCEAVGVAKGTFYRFFGSKQEVFLAAVASVADVVGAAAASGDRRRSGWFDEAVGPYVPLLLEASVRALHGDTDAASATAQVIDRLVAVASPRRPRDKRGAGAGPDPTAGRRRLANAVQQQIEAGIRSVLALRRALPTQRA from the coding sequence ATGCCGGGGAACGCAAGGGGCGATCGTCTGACGATCGGCGAGCTGTCCGAATTGTCCGGAGTGAAGGTGCCGACCATTCACCACTACCGGAAGCTCGGGTTGCTGCCCGACCTCGTCCGGGTCGACGCGCACCGGTTCGGCTACGACACCTCGCACCTCGAAGCGCTGCGCTTGATCCGCCTGCTGCGCGAGCGGCGCGGCCTGTCGCTGAAGCGGATCGGCGAAGTGCTGCCCGGGCTCATCGCCAGCGAGGAGGCGTTCCGCCCCGAGATGTGGGACGACCTGCTCACCGAACCGCTCGAGCGCGACGACGCTGGTCGGGTGCGCGAGGCGCTGGTCGCCGAGGCCCGCAGGGCGTTCAACGACAAGGGATTCGGGGCGGTGAGCGTGGAGGAGCTGTGCGAGGCGGTCGGCGTCGCGAAGGGCACGTTCTACCGGTTCTTCGGATCGAAGCAGGAGGTGTTCCTTGCGGCGGTGGCATCGGTCGCCGATGTGGTGGGCGCCGCTGCGGCAAGTGGCGACCGTCGCCGATCTGGCTGGTTCGACGAGGCGGTCGGGCCGTACGTGCCGCTGCTGCTCGAAGCGTCGGTGCGGGCGCTGCACGGCGACACCGACGCAGCCTCCGCCACCGCGCAGGTGATCGACCGGCTGGTCGCGGTGGCGTCGCCGCGGCGTCCCCGCGACAAGCGAGGCGCCGGCGCTGGGCCCGACCCCACCGCCGGTCGACGCCGGTTGGCGAATGCGGTGCAACAGCAGATCGAGGCCGGCATCCGCAGCGTCCTCGCGCTGCGCCGGGCCCTGCCGACCCAGCGCGCCTGA
- the hpnC gene encoding squalene synthase HpnC — translation MAVVDTQWHGNPSPSLPPLRQVPADVRSVLTAGPPPGRERAENFRVASRLLPKAVRRDLLAVYRFARFVDDLGDEGDATTVERLGWLEWADVELARSRVGLASHPVFADLGATIRDRHLALEPFRRLIEANRVDQTVVDYETFGHLREYCRLSAEPVGEIVLGLFGLATEERLAWSASVCTGLQVVEHCQDVAEDHQRGRTYLPRDDREHFGVRDADLVGPRAGAGLRSLVALEVGRAKALLGAGAALAAQLPGRFRVAVAGFTAGGLAACDAIEAVDFDVLGHRCRPSRTVVAARTMEVLRRPAALWPGASVSGAKQ, via the coding sequence ATGGCTGTGGTCGACACCCAGTGGCACGGCAATCCGTCACCATCGCTGCCACCGCTGCGGCAAGTCCCGGCAGACGTACGGTCGGTCCTGACCGCCGGCCCGCCCCCCGGCCGGGAGCGGGCCGAGAACTTCCGTGTCGCCTCGCGGCTGTTGCCCAAAGCCGTGCGGCGCGACCTGTTGGCGGTGTACCGGTTCGCAAGGTTCGTCGACGACCTCGGCGACGAAGGTGACGCGACCACGGTGGAGCGCCTCGGGTGGCTGGAGTGGGCCGACGTGGAGCTGGCCCGCAGCCGGGTGGGGCTGGCCTCCCACCCCGTGTTCGCCGACCTCGGTGCCACCATCCGTGATCGTCACTTGGCGCTCGAGCCTTTCCGGCGCCTGATCGAGGCCAACCGAGTCGACCAGACCGTGGTCGACTACGAGACGTTCGGGCACTTGCGTGAGTACTGCCGGCTGTCGGCCGAACCGGTGGGCGAGATCGTGCTCGGCTTGTTCGGGCTGGCCACGGAGGAGCGGCTGGCCTGGTCGGCGTCGGTGTGCACCGGCCTCCAAGTCGTGGAGCACTGCCAAGACGTGGCCGAGGACCACCAGCGCGGCCGCACCTATCTGCCCCGCGACGACCGCGAGCACTTCGGGGTCCGCGATGCCGATCTCGTCGGACCACGTGCCGGCGCCGGACTGCGCTCGCTGGTGGCGTTGGAGGTCGGTCGCGCCAAGGCGCTGCTCGGCGCCGGCGCTGCACTCGCGGCGCAGCTTCCGGGGCGCTTCCGGGTCGCCGTCGCCGGCTTCACCGCAGGCGGCCTCGCGGCGTGCGACGCGATCGAAGCCGTCGACTTCGACGTGCTCGGACATCGCTGCCGCCCCTCGCGGACGGTGGTGGCGGCCCGCACGATGGAAGTGCTCCGGCGCCCTGCGGCGCTGTGGCCCGGCGCGTCCGTGAGCGGGGCGAAGCAATGA
- a CDS encoding squalene/phytoene synthase family protein — protein sequence MIAVAEAYARCEEITRHEARNFSYGIRLLHSPERQALAAVYAFARRVDDIGDGDLPVPAKSEGLDRCALAVEGLAMGVDPGDDPVLVALADAARRYELPLPAFHDLINGCRDDVAGRVYQTADELVGYCRLVAGSIGRLSLAVFGCRDRDAAVPLADDLGVALQLTNILRDIDEDRSMGRVYLPAQDAIAFGCAPDATGNPSAVIDLVRFEATRARSWFDRGLNLVPLLDGRSRACVSAMAGIYERLLRRIERDPASVTHVRVSVPTWEKAWVAARSLAGAAP from the coding sequence ATGATCGCCGTGGCCGAGGCGTACGCGCGTTGTGAGGAGATCACCCGGCACGAAGCGCGCAACTTCTCCTACGGCATCCGGTTGCTGCACTCGCCCGAGCGCCAGGCGCTCGCCGCCGTCTACGCCTTCGCCCGCCGCGTCGACGACATCGGTGACGGCGACTTGCCGGTGCCCGCCAAGAGCGAGGGACTCGACCGTTGCGCGCTCGCTGTCGAGGGGCTCGCGATGGGTGTCGATCCCGGTGATGACCCGGTGCTGGTTGCCCTGGCCGACGCCGCCCGCCGGTACGAACTGCCGCTGCCGGCGTTCCACGACCTCATCAACGGTTGTCGCGACGATGTGGCCGGCCGGGTGTATCAGACCGCCGACGAGCTGGTCGGCTACTGCCGCCTGGTGGCCGGCTCGATCGGGCGGCTGTCGCTGGCGGTCTTCGGCTGCCGCGACCGTGATGCTGCGGTGCCGCTGGCCGACGACCTCGGCGTCGCGTTGCAGCTGACCAACATCTTGCGTGACATCGATGAGGACCGCTCGATGGGGCGCGTGTACCTGCCGGCGCAAGACGCGATCGCATTCGGGTGCGCACCTGACGCCACCGGCAATCCGTCCGCGGTCATCGACCTCGTGCGGTTCGAGGCCACCCGCGCCCGTTCGTGGTTCGACCGTGGGCTGAACCTGGTGCCGTTGCTCGACGGACGCAGCCGAGCGTGCGTGTCTGCGATGGCCGGGATCTACGAGCGGCTGCTGCGTCGGATCGAGCGCGACCCGGCGTCGGTGACCCACGTGCGCGTGTCCGTGCCGACGTGGGAGAAGGCCTGGGTGGCGGCCCGGAGCCTCGCCGGGGCTGCGCCGTGA
- the hpnE gene encoding hydroxysqualene dehydroxylase HpnE produces MTRVVVVGGGIAGAAAALELIDQCPGVEVVVLEGHARLGGRVWSFRRRGHTFDNGQHVFLRCCTEYLSFLDRIGARDLVELPPRLDLAVLAPGGRAARLRRDDLPAPLHLGRALLRYGHISLLDRARLGPAVVALRRLDLDDPALDSVTFGQWLARHGQSAAAIAKLWDLIVRPTVNVGADDASLTLAAKVVRTGLLDSADGVDIGWARVPLSVIHDGAVGRALEVAGVEVRTRAKVETLEVDGAGRGSVRGVRLVTGEVVAADAVVLAVPHPVAARLAAGTLPVAVTECWSGLGTSPIVNVHLVLDRMVSDLPMAAAVDSPVQFVFDRSDAAGVATGRQCLVSSLSAAEDLVAAPADRLIAEQFEALGELFPAARHANVLDAVVTRERSATFAGGPGSRQVRPAAATSIKGLALAGAWTDTGWPSTMEGAVRSGRAAADSLLPGLAGLARGGVGDAGAGASGDRSGSATSGARQPADLTQEVSA; encoded by the coding sequence GTGACTCGTGTGGTGGTCGTCGGCGGCGGCATCGCCGGTGCCGCCGCCGCGCTCGAACTGATCGACCAATGCCCGGGCGTCGAGGTGGTGGTCCTCGAAGGCCACGCCCGTCTCGGCGGGCGGGTGTGGTCGTTCCGTCGACGAGGCCACACGTTCGACAACGGCCAGCACGTGTTCTTGCGCTGCTGCACGGAGTACCTGTCGTTCCTCGACCGGATCGGCGCCCGCGACCTCGTCGAGCTCCCACCCCGGCTCGACCTGGCTGTCCTCGCACCCGGTGGTCGGGCGGCGCGCCTGCGCCGCGACGACCTCCCTGCTCCACTCCACCTGGGTCGGGCGCTGTTGCGGTACGGGCACATCTCGCTGCTCGACCGGGCCCGCCTCGGCCCGGCGGTCGTCGCGTTGCGCCGCCTCGACCTCGACGACCCCGCGCTCGACTCGGTCACGTTCGGCCAGTGGCTCGCGCGCCACGGCCAGTCCGCCGCCGCGATCGCCAAGCTGTGGGACCTCATCGTGCGGCCCACGGTCAACGTCGGCGCCGACGACGCGTCGCTCACGTTGGCGGCCAAGGTGGTCCGCACCGGCTTGTTGGACTCGGCCGACGGGGTCGACATCGGCTGGGCGCGGGTCCCGCTGTCGGTCATCCACGACGGCGCCGTGGGCCGCGCGCTCGAGGTGGCCGGGGTTGAGGTCCGCACCCGGGCCAAGGTCGAAACGCTCGAGGTCGATGGTGCCGGACGCGGCAGTGTGCGCGGCGTGCGGCTGGTGACCGGTGAGGTTGTCGCGGCCGACGCGGTCGTGCTCGCCGTGCCGCACCCGGTGGCCGCGCGGCTGGCCGCAGGCACCCTCCCGGTGGCGGTGACCGAGTGCTGGTCGGGTCTCGGTACCTCGCCGATCGTCAACGTCCACCTGGTGCTCGACCGCATGGTCAGCGACCTCCCGATGGCTGCCGCGGTCGACTCGCCGGTGCAGTTCGTGTTCGACCGGTCTGACGCGGCCGGCGTCGCCACGGGTCGTCAGTGCCTGGTCTCCTCGCTGTCGGCGGCCGAAGACCTGGTGGCCGCGCCCGCCGATCGCCTGATCGCCGAGCAGTTCGAGGCGCTCGGCGAGCTGTTCCCCGCCGCGCGGCACGCGAACGTGCTCGACGCGGTCGTCACGCGGGAACGGTCTGCCACGTTCGCCGGTGGGCCCGGGAGCCGACAGGTCCGACCGGCCGCCGCCACCTCGATCAAAGGTCTGGCCTTGGCGGGCGCGTGGACGGACACGGGCTGGCCTTCGACCATGGAAGGAGCGGTGCGCAGCGGCCGAGCCGCCGCCGACTCGCTCCTCCCTGGTCTCGCCGGGCTGGCTCGCGGCGGCGTCGGCGACGCAGGCGCGGGCGCCAGCGGTGATCGGTCCGGCTCTGCCACCTCCGGCGCCCGCCAGCCCGCTGATCTCACTCAGGAGGTGTCTGCATGA
- a CDS encoding polyprenyl synthetase family protein, translating into MITTRPATLDRARDAVEPALRHAVERLSPELQLPASYHLGWTDAAGKPVEGGAGKGVRGALALLSAEAVGADAAVAVPAAVAIELVHNFSLVHDDVIDHDVERRHRPTVWAVYGVDAAVIAGDSLLTLAFQVLLDPMAPNGAAAASALAVATQGMIAGQALDMAYERRAAVSVDECLAMEAGKTAALLGCAASLGAISAGADDRAVGALRRYGEHVGLAFQAVDDVLGIWGRAEVTGKPVGSDLRANKKSLPISAALARSNGGGARLRGLLEAAATDERAVAEASDLIESWHGRADAEALARTHLDAALGALDTAALVPEAARELADLARFVVERDS; encoded by the coding sequence ATGATCACCACCCGCCCGGCAACGCTCGACCGGGCCCGCGACGCGGTGGAGCCCGCTCTGCGCCACGCGGTGGAGCGCTTGTCGCCCGAGCTCCAGCTGCCCGCGTCGTACCACCTCGGTTGGACTGACGCGGCGGGCAAGCCGGTCGAGGGCGGCGCCGGCAAGGGGGTTCGCGGCGCGCTGGCGCTGCTGTCGGCCGAAGCGGTCGGCGCCGACGCCGCGGTGGCGGTCCCTGCGGCCGTCGCCATCGAGCTGGTCCACAACTTCTCGCTCGTGCACGACGACGTGATCGACCATGACGTCGAACGCCGGCACCGCCCCACGGTGTGGGCGGTGTACGGCGTCGACGCCGCGGTGATCGCCGGCGACTCGCTGCTCACGCTGGCGTTCCAAGTGCTGCTCGACCCGATGGCGCCCAACGGCGCCGCCGCCGCGTCCGCCCTCGCGGTCGCCACCCAGGGCATGATCGCCGGCCAAGCGCTCGACATGGCCTACGAGCGTCGAGCGGCGGTGTCGGTCGACGAGTGCCTCGCCATGGAGGCCGGCAAGACCGCCGCCCTGCTGGGCTGTGCGGCTTCGCTCGGCGCGATCAGCGCGGGCGCTGACGACCGCGCGGTGGGTGCGCTGCGACGCTATGGCGAGCACGTCGGTCTGGCGTTCCAAGCCGTTGACGATGTGTTGGGCATCTGGGGCCGTGCCGAGGTGACGGGCAAGCCAGTCGGCAGCGACCTGCGCGCGAACAAGAAGAGCCTGCCGATCAGCGCGGCGCTGGCGCGCAGCAACGGTGGCGGCGCCCGCCTCCGCGGCCTCCTCGAAGCTGCCGCCACCGATGAGCGGGCGGTGGCCGAGGCATCCGACTTGATCGAGTCGTGGCACGGCCGCGCCGACGCCGAGGCGCTTGCCCGCACGCACCTCGATGCCGCGCTCGGCGCCCTCGACACCGCAGCGCTCGTCCCCGAAGCCGCCCGAGAGCTGGCCGACCTCGCCCGATTCGTCGTGGAGCGTGACTCGTGA
- the shc gene encoding squalene--hopene cyclase translates to MTEPVPTRTPRTGVAEAVERATSWLLDHQEQEGWWKGELETNVTMDAEDLLLREFLDIRSDRDTADAARWIRNQQRDDGTWATFFDGPGDLSTTIEAYVALRLAGDDPDDPHMAKAATFVREGGGVAGSRVFTRIWLALFGEWSWDDLPVLPPEIMYLPSWFPLNIYDFGCWARQTIVPLTIVGASRPARPLAFSLDELHPPGGPPAAARPPLVSWGRFFEGLDKVLHVYERLPIGWVRRPAEARARSWIVERQEADGCWGGIQPPWVYSIIALHLSGYPLDHPVMKAAIDGLERFVVRDDRGRRLEACQSPVWDTALAVTALGDAGVTAEHPALQRATQWLTSEEIRVAGDWAVRRPGLAPSGWAFEFDNDNYADTDDTAEVILALHRSAGDDPAARAAVERGLVWLEGMQSSDGGWGAFDADNTRSLCRELPFCDFGELIDPPSADVTAHVVEMLAVLGRRGEVLDGGVAWLLANQERDGSWFGRWGANHVYGTGAVVPALIAAGLAADHPAVVAAVAWLEHRQQPDGGWGEDLRSYGDPAWIGRGESTPSQTAWALLALLAAGRERDESTERGVAYLVDTQRPDGTWDEPWFTGTGFPGDFYLRYHLYRHVFPLAALGRLRRLAAEAER, encoded by the coding sequence GTGACCGAACCCGTCCCCACCCGCACCCCGCGGACCGGCGTCGCCGAGGCAGTCGAGCGCGCCACCAGTTGGCTGCTCGACCATCAGGAGCAGGAGGGTTGGTGGAAAGGCGAGCTCGAGACCAACGTGACGATGGACGCCGAAGACTTGCTGCTGCGCGAGTTCCTCGACATCCGCAGCGATCGTGACACGGCAGATGCCGCGAGGTGGATTCGCAACCAGCAACGCGACGACGGCACGTGGGCCACGTTCTTCGACGGCCCCGGCGACTTGTCGACCACGATCGAGGCGTACGTCGCGCTCCGCCTCGCCGGCGACGATCCTGACGACCCGCACATGGCCAAGGCCGCCACGTTCGTGCGTGAGGGGGGCGGTGTGGCGGGGTCGCGCGTGTTCACGCGCATCTGGTTGGCGCTGTTCGGTGAGTGGTCGTGGGACGACCTGCCCGTCCTGCCACCCGAGATCATGTACCTCCCGTCGTGGTTCCCGTTGAACATCTACGACTTCGGGTGCTGGGCTCGCCAGACGATCGTGCCCCTCACCATCGTGGGAGCGTCGCGGCCGGCTCGGCCTCTGGCGTTCTCACTCGACGAGTTGCACCCGCCCGGCGGTCCGCCGGCCGCCGCACGCCCACCGTTGGTGAGCTGGGGGCGGTTCTTCGAGGGGCTCGACAAGGTGCTCCACGTGTACGAACGCCTGCCCATCGGATGGGTGCGCCGGCCTGCCGAGGCGCGTGCTCGGTCGTGGATCGTCGAGCGGCAGGAGGCCGACGGCTGCTGGGGCGGCATCCAACCGCCGTGGGTGTACTCGATCATCGCGCTGCACCTCTCGGGCTACCCGCTCGACCATCCGGTGATGAAGGCGGCCATCGACGGCCTCGAGCGGTTCGTCGTGCGTGACGACCGCGGGCGACGGCTCGAAGCCTGCCAGTCGCCGGTGTGGGACACCGCGCTTGCGGTGACGGCGCTCGGCGACGCGGGGGTCACCGCCGAGCACCCGGCACTGCAGCGAGCCACGCAGTGGCTGACGAGCGAGGAGATCCGTGTGGCCGGCGACTGGGCGGTGCGGCGGCCGGGCCTCGCACCGAGCGGCTGGGCGTTCGAGTTCGACAACGACAACTACGCCGACACTGACGACACGGCCGAGGTGATCTTGGCGTTGCATCGCAGCGCAGGCGACGACCCGGCCGCCCGCGCGGCCGTCGAACGCGGCCTTGTCTGGCTCGAGGGCATGCAGTCGAGCGACGGCGGGTGGGGCGCCTTCGACGCCGACAACACCCGGTCGCTGTGCCGCGAGCTGCCGTTCTGCGACTTCGGAGAGCTGATCGACCCTCCTTCGGCCGATGTCACTGCGCACGTGGTCGAGATGCTGGCCGTGCTCGGCCGCCGCGGCGAGGTGCTCGACGGTGGCGTCGCCTGGCTGCTCGCCAACCAGGAACGCGATGGATCGTGGTTCGGTCGTTGGGGCGCGAACCACGTGTACGGCACTGGCGCGGTCGTGCCGGCGCTGATCGCCGCCGGCCTCGCGGCCGACCATCCCGCGGTCGTCGCGGCCGTCGCCTGGCTCGAGCACCGCCAGCAGCCGGATGGCGGCTGGGGCGAAGATCTGCGCTCGTACGGCGACCCGGCGTGGATCGGGCGCGGCGAGTCGACGCCCTCGCAGACGGCCTGGGCGCTGCTCGCGCTGCTCGCCGCAGGCCGCGAGCGCGACGAGTCGACCGAGCGCGGGGTTGCGTACCTGGTCGACACCCAGCGCCCCGACGGGACTTGGGACGAGCCGTGGTTCACCGGCACCGGGTTCCCCGGCGACTTCTACCTCCGGTACCACCTGTACCGACACGTCTTCCCGTTGGCCGCGCTCGGTCGTCTCCGGCGCCTCGCGGCGGAGGCCGAGCGGTGA